The region AACCCTACTGTCATTGTACACACTGGGATAACCCATGTACGCAACTGTCCGGCTGGGCCGTGGAAAATTTCTTCGCCGGCCGGAGCAGGTAAAGTTACACCGGCAAGTTTGTGTAAGAAGAAGAACTTTCCGTATTCAACTGCCCAAAAAAATGCGACAGCTAAAATTCCTGAAAATAAACCGACCAAAACACCAAGTAAAAGCCACCTGAACGAGCTAATATTTTTGTATGATCGTGCAATTTCCTTCCAGATTCTAAAATTTAAAAGAGGACTCATTAACAGGCTCCAGTTCCTGACTCTGTCAGGTGCAGACCCGGTCTGACTTGTGATTCCGGATAGGAGAGAATTGATTTGGCAAGTTCAATATCTTTAGTAATGCGGATCTTTAATTCGCCCAAGCCGTCAAATTTGCGTTCCGCACGGATTCTCTGGATAAAGTGAACTCTGATATTTTTACCGTAGATGTCATCGGAAAAATTGAAAATATGAGCTTCAACGGATAGAGCGTCATTACCGAAAGTAGGGTTTATACCTATATTAGCAACCCCGGCTTTGACCATTCCATCCACTTCGACCCGGATGGCATAAACTCCTGATTTTGGAAACAGCTCATCTTCAAGTTTAATATTAGCTGTCGGGAATCCTAGGAGGCGGCCTCCGCGGTTCATACCGTGTACTACTTCCCCGCGAACTTGGTAGAATCTGCCCAGTAATGGGCGAACATCCCAAACGTTTCCTTCGCTTACAAGGTCTCTGATGCGTGAAGAACTAACGACCGCATCATTAATAATGATTGGATCAAGTCGTTCAATGCCGTAACCATACTTGCGGCCAAGAGAGACTAGTACTTCATAGTTTCCTGAACGACCTTTACCTAAAGCGTAGTCATACCCGACGACCATTTCTTTCATGGAAAGAGTATCAATAAGATATTTTTTGATGAATTCTTCAGGAGATAGAGCTGCCATTTCTTTAGTAAAATTCAGAGCCAAGAGAATATCAGGCTCATGCAGAGCAATAAGTTCCAGCTTTTGTTTGGTGAGAGTTATGAATGGCGGAGTTTTACTGTTGACAAGTATCCTGAGTGGATGCGGGTCAAAGGTTACAACGACGCTGACCAAGCCATTGGCTTTGGCTTTTCTGCATGTGCTGCCAATAAGTTTCTGGTGCCCCTTATGGACTCCATCGAAGTTACCTATTGTTACACATGATCCGTTTTCAATTTTTTGAATTTCTTCGATTGATCTGGCGATTATCATTTTCGCTTCACTTTTTGGCGATAGATTTTAGAAAGGGGATAACTACATTAAAAAGAAGCAGACTTCAAGTTACTGGTTATCTCAAAAAAAATGGTTTAAAAAATATTAATTAAGTGGAAAAATCGAATAAGGCATTGTAAATATGAGTTATACTTTCTTGAATAGTAGAAGGACGTAAACTATTTTTTATCACCGTTGTCTTTTTCTACAGGATGTATAGTTTTTTCAAGAGTTCTAAGCTGTTCTTTTTGTTCTTTAGTTTTAGCAAGGCCTTCAGCTTTTTTGAGATGAAACAAAGCTTGTTTTTTATCTCTTCCATATAGTGCGGCGTAAGCAAGTTGCTCGTGCGCTCCAAAGTAATCTCCTGATTCTCCCAGCGAGCGGCCCAGATGGTAAAGGATTTCTTGATCATGTGGGACCATTTCAGCTACTTTACGCATTGTGGGGATTGCTTGTGCATAATCTTTACGCTCAGCCTGAATTCTTGCGATGAAAAATAAGGCCATCGCATCCGAAGGGTCACGTAAATAAGCTTCACGGAGTAGTGGGGATGCTTTGTCCATTTTACCTATGGTGAAATAAAAGCGTCCAGTTTCTCGAAGGATCAAAGGCTCATTCGGGCATTCAGTGTTAGCTTGCAGGAACGCTGCTTCCGCATCTTGGTCTTGCTTCATGCGGGAAAGAATTATGCCGAGGCCCAAATGATCAAGGCATGTTCTGTTGGCTTTTGGTATATTATTATAATGGGCCAGAGCTACTTTAGGATCGGTTCTTCTCGCCCGGATAAGTGTTTGGACTTTATGAAACAGCGCATCATCATCGACTCTTTTAAAGAACTCAGGCGGCATTCTTACAAAACGTTGCTTAAGATAGTCAATACGGTCGTTAAGTCCGGGGTGAGTGGAAAGATAAGTAGGGATATTGTTGTTACTTACATACCACTGACGTTGCTTCATTTCTTTAAAGCTGTTCACCATACTCGTTGGATTAAAGCCGGACGCGACTAGAAAATTCATGCCTAAATGATCAGCTTCCCTTTCATTTTGCTGAGTGTAGCTTAGGTAAGCAGTTTGAGCCCCTGCCATGGAGCCCATTGATATGGCCTGTCCCAGTGAAGCTGTGTTCCCACCACCGGACATGCCAAGCATCATTCCTGCTAAGGTACCTATCATACTGGCAATGTTAACCAGTTTCATCTTTTCCATACGTCTTGCCACGTGTCTTAAAGCAACGTGTCCAAGCTCATGACCTATAACTGCAGCGAGTTCTGATTCATGTTTAAGATTGAGAATAAGGCCTGTGAAAATATAAATATAACCGCCTGGGATAGCGAAAGCATTCATTGAGTTATTATCAATGACCGCTGAGGTTATGGGAAAAGGTTGGGGCGGCATTGCGTGCGCAACTCTGGCGACAAGATTTTTAATATAGTTGTCAATCTGCGGATCGAGGACAATAGACATTCTTTGGTGAATCATTTTGTCAAATTCTTTACCGAGTTTAATCTCATCAGACACGGTAAATTCACCGAACATGGAAGCCTCAGTAGCTTGAGGAGTCAACCACATAAACGAAAATAAAAATATCAAGATTACTGATATTCGGCGATGGAAATTTTTTCTTTTTGTACTCATTGCTGGTAACAGTAAGTTTAGATTTATGACTTGTAAAGTTTTCTGAAAATAAAAAGCCTCATGAGAAGTGTCTCATGAGGCTTAAATTTGATATTTAATGGGAGTAATAAATTATTTGCCCATCATTTCAAAGAAGTCTTCGTTCTTTTTTGTTCCCTTCATTTTATCGAGGAGAAATTCCATGGAATCAATGCTGTTCATAGGAGCAAGCAGTTTTCTGAGAATCCAGACCTTATTAAGAACTTCAGGTGAAAGAAGAAGTTCTTCTTTACGTGTTCCTGAACGGTTAATATCAATAGCAGGGAATACTCTCTTTTCTGCAAGTTTGCGGTCAAGATAGAGATCCATATTACCAGTTCCTTTGAATTCTTCAAAAATAACTTCATCCATTCTTGAGCCCGTATCTATCAAAGCTGTTGCAATAATTGTCAGACTTCCGCCTTCTTCAATGTTACGCGCTGCTCCGAAAAATCTTTTAGGACGCTGCATTGCGTTCGCATCGAGACCACCGGAGAGGACTCTGCCGGAAGAAGGAGTTACTGCATTGTAAGCTCTGCCGAGGCGGGTGATTGAATCAAGAAGAATAACAACATCTCTCTTGCGTTCGACAAGACGTTTAGCTTTTTCGAGAACCATTTCAGTTACCTGAACATGGCGCTGTGGTGGCTCGTCAAAAGTAGAACTGACAACTTCAGCATTAACAGTTCTGGCCATATCTGTAACTTCTTCAGGGCGCTCATCAATGAGGAGGACTATGAGGTCGACATCGGGATGATTGGCATTGATGGAGTTGGCAATATTTTGAAGCATCATTGTCTTCCCTGTGCGGGGAGGAGCAACAAGCAGGGCGCGCTGCCCGAGGCCGATTGGAGCTAAAATATCAATAACTCGTGAAGTGAAATTCTTAGGACCGTTTTCCATGTTGAAACGGTTGTCTGGATAAACTGGAGTAAGGTTGTCGAATAGAACAAGATTTCTGGAATGTTCTGGTGGTTCTAAACCTATTTCATTGACTCGGAGTAGGGCAAAGTATCTTTCACCTTCTTTAGGAGGGCGAATCTGGCCGGAAATAATGTCACCCTTTCTTAAACCGAATCTCCTGATCTGAGATGGAGATACATAAATATCATCCGGTCCGGGCATGTAGCTGTAAGTGGGGGATCGCAGGAAACCAAATCCATCGGGAAGGACTTCGAGAACGCCTTCACCGTAAATTTGTCCATTTTGAGCTGCGCATCCTTGCAGCAGGCCGAATATTAATTCCTGCTTCCGCATACCGCTTGGGTTTTCAACTTTGAACTTGGTTGCCAGATCCATGAGATCTGCCATGCTCTTTAGTTTTAATTCAGTCAGGTTCAAATTCAGATTGTTTGTTTTTTGTTCTTGGCCCATATCTTGTGTTAACCGAGAGTTAGAAGTTAAAAATAAAAAAAACTTATTTAATAATTATTATCTAACGAGTGTGATACAGTTTAAAGTGTATCACGCACTCGTTAAAAAAATGCTTTTGATGATCGTAAGAACTGAGTGTATTGGATGTCCTAAAGTGAGAGGCGGCTTAAGTGCTAGTTGTTATAATTTATTAAAATATACTCAACTGACGCACGTTCCGTGCTGTGGCAACTATTTGAAGATTTGCTTAAAATAAGCGTGGTGTAAAAG is a window of Desulfovibrio sp. UCD-KL4C DNA encoding:
- a CDS encoding bifunctional riboflavin kinase/FAD synthetase, producing MIIARSIEEIQKIENGSCVTIGNFDGVHKGHQKLIGSTCRKAKANGLVSVVVTFDPHPLRILVNSKTPPFITLTKQKLELIALHEPDILLALNFTKEMAALSPEEFIKKYLIDTLSMKEMVVGYDYALGKGRSGNYEVLVSLGRKYGYGIERLDPIIINDAVVSSSRIRDLVSEGNVWDVRPLLGRFYQVRGEVVHGMNRGGRLLGFPTANIKLEDELFPKSGVYAIRVEVDGMVKAGVANIGINPTFGNDALSVEAHIFNFSDDIYGKNIRVHFIQRIRAERKFDGLGELKIRITKDIELAKSILSYPESQVRPGLHLTESGTGAC
- a CDS encoding M48 family metallopeptidase, with the translated sequence MFGEFTVSDEIKLGKEFDKMIHQRMSIVLDPQIDNYIKNLVARVAHAMPPQPFPITSAVIDNNSMNAFAIPGGYIYIFTGLILNLKHESELAAVIGHELGHVALRHVARRMEKMKLVNIASMIGTLAGMMLGMSGGGNTASLGQAISMGSMAGAQTAYLSYTQQNEREADHLGMNFLVASGFNPTSMVNSFKEMKQRQWYVSNNNIPTYLSTHPGLNDRIDYLKQRFVRMPPEFFKRVDDDALFHKVQTLIRARRTDPKVALAHYNNIPKANRTCLDHLGLGIILSRMKQDQDAEAAFLQANTECPNEPLILRETGRFYFTIGKMDKASPLLREAYLRDPSDAMALFFIARIQAERKDYAQAIPTMRKVAEMVPHDQEILYHLGRSLGESGDYFGAHEQLAYAALYGRDKKQALFHLKKAEGLAKTKEQKEQLRTLEKTIHPVEKDNGDKK
- the rho gene encoding transcription termination factor Rho, translating into MGQEQKTNNLNLNLTELKLKSMADLMDLATKFKVENPSGMRKQELIFGLLQGCAAQNGQIYGEGVLEVLPDGFGFLRSPTYSYMPGPDDIYVSPSQIRRFGLRKGDIISGQIRPPKEGERYFALLRVNEIGLEPPEHSRNLVLFDNLTPVYPDNRFNMENGPKNFTSRVIDILAPIGLGQRALLVAPPRTGKTMMLQNIANSINANHPDVDLIVLLIDERPEEVTDMARTVNAEVVSSTFDEPPQRHVQVTEMVLEKAKRLVERKRDVVILLDSITRLGRAYNAVTPSSGRVLSGGLDANAMQRPKRFFGAARNIEEGGSLTIIATALIDTGSRMDEVIFEEFKGTGNMDLYLDRKLAEKRVFPAIDINRSGTRKEELLLSPEVLNKVWILRKLLAPMNSIDSMEFLLDKMKGTKKNEDFFEMMGK